The Pseudocalidococcus azoricus BACA0444 genome segment TGGTGGTGACTGCGGTTAAGACAAGGGTGGGTTGCAGGCCGGGAAGGGTAACATAGCGAAATTGCTGCCAGGCCCCGGCCCCATCTAAACGGGCGGCTTCATAGAGCGTTAGGGGAATGGTTTGCAGGCCGGCGAGAAAGACGACCATATTAAAGCCCAGTTGCTTCCAAATACTCAGCAGAATTAAGACCGGCATGGCCCAAGTTGTGCTACCTAACCAGGAAATGGCCTCTACCCCAACGTGCGCCAATAGTCCATTCACCGGCCCCTCAGTTTGAAACAGCCAGCGAAACCCCAGCCCGGCAGCCACAATTGAGGTGACGGAGGGTAAAAAATAGGCAGTGCGCAGGGTTGTTCGGCCCCAAATTGGCCCATTTAAGCCCACCGCAATTAGGAGGGGAAGAATGAGGCTAGGCATTACCGTGACGATGGTGAAATAAACCGTATTGCCTAAAACTTGCCAGAAGTCGGGACTTAAGAACAGGCGTTGATAATTCTGCCAACCAACCCCATAGACACCGGAACGGGTAAAGCTGCCCCCCGTAAAGCTTAAAACTCCCAGATAAAGAATCGGGATAAAAACAAAAATTCCCAGAAAAATCAAAGCCGGAGCTAAGAATCCCCAGGCCATCAGGGACGGCGGTATGGGTTGGGTTGGTTTATCCACAGCCAGTTGGCCTCAATTGGAAGGGGAAACATATTGATCTTAACGGCTCCCCCAGTTCCTTAAGTCGGGTTTGCTAATTGTTTCACTAAACTCCCAAATTGATTCCAGGCCAGTTCAGCCGGACGCATTTGCTCCATTAGATAACGGGCGGTGGCTTCCCCGGCCTGGGCAGATTGAATCACCTCTGGGAGGCGTTGGCGAAACCGATTGGCAATCCCGACAATTTGTTGGTTGGCATGGACGCATTGCTCCCCCAGCTTGTTAATTTCGGTAGTAATGAAATCAAAGGCACTGAACTGCCCCCCGGCTCGCCCAATAATTAAACTGGCTTGTAAGGCTAAATGCTTTACCTGACGGCTGATGTGGGCAATCTCGGCACTGGCCCCATCAACAATTTCCAGTTCTTGCTCTAGAACCCCACCCAAACGCAACACCTGATTAAATTCCCGCATCAAGCTATTGGCAGAGGTGATTGTCCCTTGGGCGGCCTGTTGGCTTTCCTGGACGACCAGTTGCCCCATTCCCAAGAGTTGCTGATTGATCCGGCTGATTTGCTTGGCCTGGGCCCGTAATTCCTGATTTTGATGTTCGAGAATTTCTTGGTGGCGGTGGCTGTCGATCTGGCTTTGGGCTAATTGCTGGGCATAGCTTTCGGCTTTGGCTTGGGCGGTGATGAGGGCCTGGGTCAATGCCTGTTTCTCATCCTCTTGCTGGGCCATAAAGCGGTGAATTTGCTGGAGAATCTTGGTCTGGGCTAAGAGCAGAGTATGGCAACTCAAGAGTAAATAATCCCCTGCCCCTGCCCCTGCCAGGATGATGGGGTCATAAACAAATTCACTTTCACGGGATA includes the following:
- a CDS encoding carbohydrate ABC transporter permease, which encodes MAWGFLAPALIFLGIFVFIPILYLGVLSFTGGSFTRSGVYGVGWQNYQRLFLSPDFWQVLGNTVYFTIVTVMPSLILPLLIAVGLNGPIWGRTTLRTAYFLPSVTSIVAAGLGFRWLFQTEGPVNGLLAHVGVEAISWLGSTTWAMPVLILLSIWKQLGFNMVVFLAGLQTIPLTLYEAARLDGAGAWQQFRYVTLPGLQPTLVLTAVTTTIFTLRSFEQVYVVTGGGPLNSTNLLVYYIYQQAFGMFDFGYAAAAAMVLLVATLVLIWIQLRTWQQS
- a CDS encoding CBS domain-containing protein, producing MAQLQELTSQTNQPLTPQSPLHLLPTYSSCFTSDVIGQSILEQFQAQPELPGVIILADNKPKALIPQAKFYARLNQPFGRELYLKRPIQLLLEGSALEALPLVLPASCPIITAVRAALSRESEFVYDPIILAGAGAGDYLLLSCHTLLLAQTKILQQIHRFMAQQEDEKQALTQALITAQAKAESYAQQLAQSQIDSHRHQEILEHQNQELRAQAKQISRINQQLLGMGQLVVQESQQAAQGTITSANSLMREFNQVLRLGGVLEQELEIVDGASAEIAHISRQVKHLALQASLIIGRAGGQFSAFDFITTEINKLGEQCVHANQQIVGIANRFRQRLPEVIQSAQAGEATARYLMEQMRPAELAWNQFGSLVKQLANPT